One genomic window of Cricetulus griseus strain 17A/GY chromosome 3, alternate assembly CriGri-PICRH-1.0, whole genome shotgun sequence includes the following:
- the Txndc15 gene encoding thioredoxin domain-containing protein 15 isoform X2, whose translation MRLFCWWQVVLWALGLPARGLEVAEESGRVWREEQPDPALQVGALYLDEEEAVQGHPGQERAVEPAEASLGPGTRGDPVLVLSVIPGAAEDQRSAEARDGTCSTLGEEDPSCSQESLFALHRVGGFPEREEEYYAEPGAAEAEPVATEDANSTDSLKSPKVNCEERNVTGLENFTLKILNMSQDLMDFLNPNGSDCTLVLFYTPWCRFSASLAPHFNSLPRAFPTLGFLALDASQHSSLSTRFGTVAVPNILLFQGAKPMARFNHTDRTLETLKTFIFNQTGIEARKNVVVTPADQMGPLPSTLIKTVDWLLVFSLFFLISFIMYATIRTESIRWLIPGQEQEHAE comes from the exons TTGCAGAGGAGAGTGGCCGTGTGTGGCGGGAGGAGCAGCCTGACCCCGCTCTCCAGGTTGGGGCCCTGTACTTGGACGAGGAGGAGGCTGTGCAGGGCCATCCTGGACAGGAGAGGGCGGTGGAGCCGGCCGAGGCCTCTCTGGGGCCGGGCACTCGTGGAGATCCCGTGCTGGTGCTGTCGGTGATTCCGGGGGCAGCTGAGGACCAACGGAGCGCCGAGGCCCGAGACGGCACCTGCAGCACACTGGGAGAGGAAGACCCGAGCTGCAGCCAGGAGAGCCTCTTCGCGCTGCACCGTGTGGGTGGCTTCCCGGAGCGGGAAGAGGAGTACTACGCCGAGCCTGGAGCGGCGGAGGCCGAGCCGGTCGCCACCGAGGATGCCAACAGCACCGACAGTCTCAAGTCCCCCAAGGTGAACTGTGAGGAGAGGAATGTGACCGGGCTGGAGAATTTCACCCTGAAGATTTTAAACATGTCCCAG GACCTTATGGATTTTCTAAACCCAAATGGTAGTGACTGTACGCTGGTCCTCTTCTACACCCCGTGGTGCCGATTTTCTGCTAGCCTGGCCCCTCATTTTAACTCTCTGCCTCGGGCATTTCCAACTCTTGGCTTTTTGGCGTTGGATGCCTCTCAGCACAGCAG TCTTTCTACCCGATTTGGCACTGTAGCTGTCCCTAACATTTTGTTATTTCAAGGAGCTAAGCCAATGGCAAGGTTCAATCACACTGATCGAACACTGGAGACTCTGAAGACCTTCATTTTCAACCagacag GTATAGAAGCCAGGAAAAATGTGGTGGTGACACCAGCTGACCAAATGGGCCCTCTCCCCAGCACACTGATAAAGACCGTGGATTGGCTGCTCgtattttccttattctttttaattagttttattatGTATGCTACCATCCGGACTGAGAGCATTCGGTGGCTGATTCCAGGACAAGAGCAGGAGCATGCAGAGTAG